One genomic region from Gammaproteobacteria bacterium encodes:
- a CDS encoding DUF6503 family protein → MLALPHDPRQRASGRLLGLGLVILAASGCGTRDEAPGGAGVVDSPAAQLVQRSIALHDPEGIWGSRAIDMAWFGTGSDGGERVSVELRFGADERDFALSGRYAGSSIEYEVSGEVWAATVDGDGSPDGETLARMRLDREDGVFWRSYYGFLAGLPMKIADPGARLDPEVAETTFEGRDVQAVRVTYDPQVGGDTWYFYFDADTAELVGCRFYHDERANDGEYITFEGLAEGDGLRLPRYREWYTNEGDRFLGSDEIRSVTVR, encoded by the coding sequence ATGCTCGCTCTTCCGCACGACCCACGACAGCGGGCGTCCGGTCGCCTTCTCGGCCTCGGCCTGGTCATCCTCGCCGCGTCCGGATGTGGAACCCGGGACGAGGCGCCAGGTGGAGCCGGCGTGGTCGATTCCCCGGCGGCGCAGCTGGTCCAGCGCTCGATCGCCTTGCACGACCCTGAAGGAATCTGGGGCTCGCGAGCCATCGACATGGCCTGGTTCGGCACCGGCTCCGATGGCGGCGAGCGCGTGTCCGTGGAACTCCGTTTCGGCGCGGATGAACGCGACTTTGCTCTTTCCGGTCGCTATGCGGGATCGAGTATCGAATACGAGGTTTCCGGCGAGGTCTGGGCCGCCACGGTGGACGGCGACGGTTCGCCGGACGGAGAGACTCTCGCTCGAATGCGGCTCGACCGCGAGGACGGCGTTTTCTGGCGCAGCTACTACGGCTTTCTGGCCGGCCTGCCCATGAAGATCGCGGATCCCGGTGCCCGTCTGGACCCGGAGGTGGCCGAGACGACGTTCGAGGGGCGGGACGTCCAGGCGGTGCGGGTGACCTACGATCCGCAGGTGGGCGGCGACACCTGGTACTTCTACTTCGATGCGGACACCGCGGAACTCGTGGGCTGCCGCTTCTACCACGACGAGAGGGCCAACGACGGAGAGTACATCACCTTCGAGGGGCTGGCCGAAGGGGACGGTCTGCGCCTCCCGCGCTACCGCGAGTGGTACACCAACGAAGGCGACCGCTTTCTGGGCTCGGACGAAATCCGCTCCGTCACCGTGAGGTGA
- a CDS encoding acyl-CoA dehydrogenase family protein: MAEKFQGFDFYDLDSALSEEERMIRDAIREWVEEEVIPIIGEAYYERRFPRSLIPGLGELGVLGANLPAKYGCAGLNNVAYGLIMQELERGDSGLRSFVSVQGALVMYPIHAFGSEEHRREWLPRLASADAIGCFGLTEPDYGSNPGGMITTAKKTADGWVLNGTKMWITNGSMADVAVIWAQTDAPDNPRGIRGFVVPTDTPGFSARDQTGKLSLLASDTSELALQDVHVPDDALMPGSTGLKSPLMCLTQARYGIAWGVVGAAMACFHEALGYSTQRVMFDTVIGAKQIQQVRIADMLTGITQGQLLALQVGRLKDEGKATPQQVSLAKRANCHMACEVAREARRLLGANGILVEYSAMRHMANLESVYTYEGTHDIHSLILGQAMTGLSAF, encoded by the coding sequence ATGGCGGAAAAATTTCAGGGTTTCGACTTCTACGATCTGGACTCCGCGCTCAGCGAGGAGGAGCGGATGATCCGGGACGCCATCCGCGAGTGGGTGGAGGAAGAGGTCATTCCGATCATCGGCGAGGCCTACTACGAACGCAGGTTCCCCCGCTCGCTCATCCCCGGGCTGGGCGAACTCGGGGTCCTGGGGGCCAACCTGCCGGCGAAGTACGGCTGCGCCGGCCTCAACAACGTCGCCTACGGGCTCATCATGCAGGAACTCGAGCGTGGAGACTCGGGGCTGCGCTCGTTCGTGTCGGTGCAGGGCGCGCTGGTCATGTACCCCATCCATGCCTTCGGCTCGGAGGAGCACCGCCGCGAGTGGCTCCCCCGGCTTGCCTCGGCGGATGCCATCGGGTGCTTCGGCCTCACCGAGCCCGACTACGGCTCCAATCCCGGCGGAATGATCACCACCGCGAAGAAGACCGCCGACGGCTGGGTGCTCAACGGCACCAAGATGTGGATCACCAACGGCTCCATGGCCGATGTCGCGGTCATCTGGGCGCAGACCGACGCGCCCGACAACCCCAGGGGCATCCGCGGGTTCGTCGTCCCAACCGACACCCCCGGCTTCAGCGCGCGCGACCAGACCGGGAAGCTCTCGCTGCTCGCCTCGGACACCAGCGAGCTCGCGCTGCAGGACGTGCACGTTCCGGACGACGCGCTCATGCCGGGCAGCACGGGTCTCAAGAGTCCGCTCATGTGCCTTACCCAAGCGCGCTACGGGATCGCGTGGGGCGTGGTGGGCGCCGCCATGGCCTGCTTCCACGAGGCGCTCGGCTACAGCACGCAACGCGTCATGTTCGACACCGTGATCGGCGCCAAGCAGATCCAGCAGGTGCGCATCGCGGACATGCTCACCGGCATCACCCAGGGCCAGCTGCTGGCACTGCAGGTCGGCCGCCTGAAGGACGAGGGCAAAGCCACGCCGCAGCAGGTATCGCTGGCCAAGCGGGCCAACTGCCACATGGCCTGCGAGGTGGCGCGGGAGGCCCGGCGGCTGCTGGGCGCCAACGGCATCCTGGTGGAGTATTCGGCCATGCGTCACATGGCCAACCTCGAGTCGGTCTACACGTACGAGGGCACGCACGACATCCATTCCCTCATCCTGGGACAGGCGATGACCGGGCTGTCCGCCTTCTGA